Proteins from a genomic interval of Gemmatimonadales bacterium:
- a CDS encoding EthD family reductase gives MRPLFPLLLPSLLLAAACAKPADKSATPADTTAAPAEQPAAAPEAAPAAAGPQAIVAVLYRQPKSPAAFEKYYAEKHLPLVSSLQSEIGFTRAELTKFTSTLDGKHPTFYRQAELYFPSMDALQKGMATEGFKKVGADLKNFATGGLEGLVAVETGDRSDAACPALVAVVYHIPKDSSAFESYYSANHLPLVSRVQGDIGFNRADLTKFTGNLDGSAPAEYRQAELCFPSMDALKKGMATDGFKQVGGDLKNFATGGLVGLIGEQQ, from the coding sequence ATGCGCCCCCTGTTCCCGCTCCTCTTGCCGTCCCTGTTGCTTGCTGCCGCGTGCGCCAAGCCGGCCGACAAGTCCGCTACGCCCGCGGATACCACCGCGGCGCCCGCCGAGCAGCCGGCCGCGGCGCCCGAAGCGGCGCCCGCCGCGGCCGGTCCGCAGGCGATCGTCGCCGTACTGTATCGCCAGCCCAAGAGCCCGGCCGCGTTCGAGAAATACTACGCCGAGAAGCACCTGCCGCTCGTGAGCAGCCTCCAGAGCGAAATCGGCTTCACGAGAGCGGAGCTCACCAAATTCACCTCGACGCTCGATGGCAAGCACCCGACGTTCTACCGCCAGGCCGAGCTGTATTTCCCGTCGATGGACGCGCTCCAGAAGGGCATGGCCACCGAGGGATTCAAGAAGGTGGGAGCGGATCTCAAGAACTTCGCGACGGGCGGGCTCGAGGGCCTCGTGGCCGTCGAGACGGGCGACAGGAGCGACGCCGCGTGCCCCGCGCTCGTAGCCGTCGTGTATCACATCCCGAAGGACAGCTCGGCGTTCGAGAGCTACTACTCCGCCAACCATCTGCCGCTGGTGAGCCGCGTCCAGGGCGACATCGGCTTCAATCGCGCGGACCTCACCAAGTTCACCGGCAACCTCGACGGCAGCGCGCCGGCCGAATACCGCCAGGCCGAGCTGTGCTTCCCCTCGATGGACGCGCTCAAGAAGGGGATGGCCACCGACGGGTTCAAGCAGGTGGGCGGCGATCTCAAGAACTTCGCCACCGGCGGCCTCGTCGGCCTGATCGGGGAGCAGCAGTAG
- the mch gene encoding methenyltetrahydromethanopterin cyclohydrolase gives MDTEPLTPNLNALAAEIADGMEDHAGLLRVRVHALASGARVIDAGVETEGGLDAGLALSEICMGGLGSVTYSPLQIGGETWAGVTVWTDHPAVSCMASQYAGWAISVGKYFAMGSGPLRAQARVEKELFAKLGYAETAERGVLVLEGRTLPTDEVANWVAGKARMQPPELTFVIAPTASLAGGVQISARILETGLHKMETLGFDVRKIVSGIGTAPIAPVAKNDLRAIGRTNDCILYGGQARYTVHAGDDELAELVPKVPASASHDYGVPFYDIFQRYEGDFYKIDPLLFSPAEVWLTSTESGRTFHAGRLNPEVLAASCG, from the coding sequence ATGGACACCGAACCGCTGACGCCGAACCTCAACGCGCTCGCTGCGGAAATTGCCGATGGGATGGAGGACCACGCGGGGCTGCTCCGGGTGCGGGTGCACGCGCTTGCGAGCGGCGCCCGTGTCATCGACGCGGGCGTCGAGACCGAGGGCGGCCTCGATGCCGGCCTTGCGCTCTCCGAGATCTGCATGGGCGGGCTCGGCAGCGTCACCTACAGTCCGCTCCAGATCGGCGGCGAGACGTGGGCGGGCGTTACGGTCTGGACCGACCATCCCGCGGTGTCGTGCATGGCGTCGCAGTACGCGGGGTGGGCCATCTCGGTGGGAAAGTACTTCGCCATGGGCTCGGGGCCGCTCAGAGCGCAGGCACGCGTCGAGAAGGAGCTGTTCGCAAAGCTGGGCTACGCCGAGACGGCGGAGCGCGGTGTGCTCGTGCTCGAGGGCCGCACGCTGCCGACCGACGAAGTAGCAAACTGGGTGGCCGGCAAGGCGCGCATGCAGCCGCCCGAGCTCACCTTCGTCATCGCGCCGACGGCGAGCCTTGCGGGCGGCGTGCAGATTTCGGCCCGCATTCTGGAGACCGGGCTCCACAAGATGGAAACGCTCGGCTTCGACGTGAGAAAGATCGTGAGCGGCATCGGCACCGCGCCGATCGCACCGGTGGCGAAGAACGATCTCCGGGCCATCGGCCGGACCAACGACTGCATTCTTTATGGCGGCCAGGCGCGCTACACCGTCCACGCGGGCGACGACGAGCTGGCCGAGCTCGTGCCCAAGGTTCCGGCTTCGGCTTCGCACGACTACGGCGTGCCGTTCTACGACATCTTCCAGCGATACGAGGGCGACTTCTACAAAATCGATCCGCTGCTCTTCAGCCCGGCCGAGGTCTGGCTCACCAGCACGGAGAGCGGGCGGACGTTTCATGCGGGACGGCTCAACCCCGAAGTGCTGGCCGCGTCGTGCGGCTGA
- a CDS encoding formylmethanofuran dehydrogenase subunit C: MSDEVVLTLKRALDRRVDASALALDLWAELDESAIARQGVRVAAVGLVPLGEFFEVRGGRSHRIRFAGDLTQIEGLGTGLDGAEVVIEGAAGRATGARMRSGRIEVHGDAGWGAGLELAGGVLDVRGNVGPRAGGAPLGAKRGMTGGVVIVRGSAGPEAGAAMRRGLVAVAGDVGESAGRAVIAGTVVVFGAVGPNPGRWSRRGSIVALGNITPPATYAYACTYRPEYVAFLLKHLAERHRMAPPREHSSGLYRRYSGDLAELGAGEILAWTPNR, from the coding sequence ATGAGCGACGAAGTCGTCCTCACGCTCAAGCGCGCGCTCGACCGCCGAGTGGACGCGTCCGCGCTGGCGCTCGACCTCTGGGCCGAGCTCGACGAAAGCGCGATCGCGCGCCAGGGCGTACGCGTCGCCGCGGTCGGGCTCGTTCCGCTGGGTGAGTTTTTCGAGGTCCGCGGCGGACGTTCGCACCGCATCCGCTTTGCCGGCGACCTCACCCAGATCGAAGGACTCGGCACCGGCCTCGATGGCGCCGAGGTCGTGATCGAAGGCGCGGCGGGGCGCGCGACCGGCGCGCGGATGCGGAGCGGCCGGATCGAGGTGCACGGCGACGCCGGCTGGGGCGCCGGACTGGAGTTGGCCGGGGGCGTGCTCGACGTGCGCGGAAACGTCGGGCCGCGCGCGGGCGGCGCGCCCCTAGGTGCCAAGCGCGGCATGACCGGCGGCGTCGTCATCGTGCGCGGCTCGGCCGGCCCGGAGGCCGGCGCGGCCATGCGCCGCGGCCTGGTCGCGGTTGCGGGCGACGTCGGTGAGAGTGCCGGGCGCGCCGTCATCGCGGGCACCGTGGTCGTGTTCGGCGCAGTGGGTCCGAATCCCGGGCGGTGGTCCAGGCGCGGCAGCATCGTCGCACTCGGCAACATCACACCCCCGGCCACGTACGCGTACGCCTGCACCTATCGTCCCGAGTACGTGGCATTCCTCCTCAAGCATCTCGCCGAGCGGCACCGGATGGCACCGCCGCGCGAGCATTCCTCTGGCCTCTATCGACGCTACAGCGGCGACCTCGCCGAGCTGGGCGCTGGAGAGATTCTGGCATGGACACCGAACCGCTGA
- the fhcD gene encoding formylmethanofuran--tetrahydromethanopterin N-formyltransferase, with translation MNVRGVLIEDTFAEAFTVRAARIIITGASARWVSAAALKLTGFATSVIGCKVEAAIERELGSSDTPDGRPGVSVLMMTMGKDDLPKRLIERIGQTVLTCPTTACYDGLPDAPDRIGVGSSLRYFGDGFQMSKVIGGERFWRIPVMEGEFLVQEKFGMQKAVGGGNFLMLARSDGAALAAAEAAVDAMHGMPGVILPFPGGVVRSGSKVGARRSKTMIASTNDAYCPTLRAVTQTALPEGVNSVLEIVINGLDAPAISRAMRAGIDAACREGVVAISAGNYGGKLGPYHFHLRAIMGGEAPAAESPAASSPSAPAS, from the coding sequence GTGAATGTCCGCGGCGTGTTGATCGAGGACACCTTCGCCGAGGCGTTCACCGTGCGCGCGGCGCGGATCATCATCACCGGCGCGAGCGCGCGCTGGGTGAGCGCGGCGGCGCTCAAACTCACCGGCTTCGCCACGTCGGTCATCGGCTGCAAGGTCGAAGCGGCCATCGAGCGCGAGCTCGGCTCAAGCGATACGCCGGATGGCCGGCCCGGCGTAAGCGTGCTCATGATGACGATGGGCAAGGACGACCTGCCCAAGCGGCTGATCGAGCGCATCGGCCAGACGGTGCTCACCTGTCCCACGACCGCCTGCTACGACGGCCTGCCCGATGCACCCGACCGAATCGGCGTCGGTTCGTCGCTCAGATACTTCGGCGACGGATTCCAGATGAGCAAGGTGATCGGCGGCGAGCGCTTCTGGCGCATTCCCGTGATGGAAGGCGAGTTCCTGGTGCAGGAAAAGTTCGGGATGCAGAAGGCCGTAGGCGGCGGCAACTTCCTCATGCTCGCTCGCTCGGACGGCGCCGCGCTCGCGGCCGCCGAGGCCGCGGTCGACGCGATGCACGGCATGCCGGGCGTGATCCTTCCCTTCCCCGGGGGCGTCGTACGGAGCGGCAGCAAGGTCGGCGCGCGCCGCTCGAAGACGATGATCGCCTCGACCAACGACGCGTATTGCCCTACGCTCCGCGCCGTCACGCAAACGGCGCTGCCCGAGGGCGTCAATTCGGTCCTTGAAATCGTCATCAACGGCCTCGACGCGCCGGCGATCAGCCGGGCGATGCGCGCCGGCATCGACGCGGCCTGCCGCGAGGGCGTGGTCGCGATCAGCGCGGGCAACTACGGCGGCAAGCTCGGTCCATACCACTTCCATCTGCGCGCGATCATGGGCGGCGAGGCGCCTGCGGCGGAGTCGCCGGCTGCATCTTCGCCGTCCGCGCCGGCATCATGA
- a CDS encoding formylmethanofuran dehydrogenase subunit A codes for MTPPERLRIRGGAVHDPTNGVDGEVRDVCVENGRVVASLPADAPSIDARGMVVMPGGVDIHAHFASSACNHARRLLPEEHAAEPAPAPPIAPGDGPARSGTGGTLPTTFTTAYRYAGLGYTTAFDAAVAPLTARHSHHELDDTPIVDAGLYALMGNDEYLLRQIDAGERDRARDYAAWLLGAVGAYAIKVVNPGGIEAWKSGQRNLTDLDQALGTSRVTPRAILETLVDAANVLGLPHPVHIHCNNLGQPGNSATTLATMEALAGRRAHFTHLQFHCYGGEFGKGPWGSAASRVVEYVNDHPEVSTDVGQAMFGAATTLTADSPVEYLLHASSGRKWVNIDVELETGCGIVPYSYKEKAAVSALQWAIGLELFLLSRDPWRVVLSTDHPNGGSFLSYPRLIQLLMDRSARDEQLARVNQKLLAGSALADGLAREYTLNEIAIVTRAGPARLLGLASKGHLGVGADGDATVYQREPDIARMFSTPRYVVKAGRVVVEEGQLRRAPEGRRLFVRPAYDSAVLRDIRRHFDAYSTVSFDNYPVRDVPGAPVETRQ; via the coding sequence ATGACCCCGCCCGAGCGCCTTCGCATCCGGGGTGGCGCCGTGCACGATCCGACCAACGGCGTGGACGGCGAGGTCCGCGACGTCTGCGTCGAGAACGGCCGCGTCGTGGCGAGTCTTCCCGCCGACGCGCCCTCGATCGACGCGCGCGGCATGGTCGTGATGCCGGGCGGCGTCGACATCCACGCGCACTTTGCCAGCTCGGCGTGCAACCACGCGAGGCGGCTCCTGCCCGAGGAGCACGCGGCCGAACCGGCGCCAGCGCCGCCGATCGCGCCCGGGGATGGTCCGGCCCGCTCGGGCACCGGCGGCACGCTGCCGACCACCTTCACCACCGCCTACCGGTACGCCGGGCTCGGCTACACCACGGCGTTCGACGCGGCGGTGGCTCCGCTCACGGCGCGCCACAGCCACCACGAGCTCGACGACACGCCGATCGTGGACGCGGGCCTCTACGCGCTCATGGGTAACGACGAATACCTGCTGCGCCAGATCGATGCCGGCGAGCGCGACCGCGCGCGCGACTACGCCGCCTGGCTGCTCGGCGCGGTCGGCGCCTACGCGATCAAGGTCGTGAACCCGGGCGGCATCGAGGCGTGGAAGTCGGGCCAGCGCAATCTCACGGACCTGGACCAGGCGCTCGGCACCAGCCGGGTGACGCCGCGCGCCATCCTCGAGACGTTGGTGGATGCGGCGAATGTGCTCGGGCTTCCGCACCCGGTGCACATCCACTGCAACAACCTGGGCCAGCCCGGCAACAGCGCCACCACGCTCGCCACCATGGAGGCGTTGGCCGGGCGGCGGGCGCACTTCACTCACCTCCAGTTCCATTGCTACGGCGGCGAATTCGGCAAGGGGCCGTGGGGTTCGGCGGCGTCCCGCGTCGTCGAGTATGTGAACGACCACCCCGAGGTGAGCACCGACGTGGGCCAGGCGATGTTCGGCGCCGCCACCACACTCACCGCCGACAGCCCGGTCGAGTACCTGCTCCACGCAAGCAGCGGGCGGAAGTGGGTCAACATCGATGTCGAGCTGGAGACGGGCTGCGGCATCGTCCCCTACTCCTACAAGGAGAAGGCCGCCGTCTCCGCGTTGCAGTGGGCCATCGGGCTCGAGCTCTTCCTGCTCTCGCGGGACCCGTGGCGCGTGGTGCTTTCGACCGATCACCCCAATGGCGGTTCATTTCTCTCATATCCCCGCCTCATTCAACTTCTCATGGACCGCTCGGCCCGCGACGAGCAGCTCGCGCGGGTGAACCAGAAGCTGCTGGCCGGGAGCGCGCTGGCCGATGGGCTGGCGCGCGAGTACACGCTGAACGAGATCGCCATCGTGACCCGCGCCGGGCCGGCCCGCCTGCTCGGGCTCGCGAGCAAGGGACACCTGGGCGTCGGCGCGGACGGAGACGCCACCGTCTACCAACGCGAGCCCGACATCGCGCGCATGTTCTCGACCCCGCGCTACGTCGTGAAGGCAGGCCGCGTGGTGGTGGAGGAGGGCCAGCTCCGCCGCGCGCCCGAGGGCCGGCGGCTTTTCGTCCGTCCGGCTTACGACTCGGCGGTGCTGCGCGACATCCGGCGCCACTTCGATGCGTACTCCACGGTCTCGTTCGACAACTACCCGGTGCGCGACGTGCCCGGCGCCCCCGTGGAGACCCGCCAGTGA
- a CDS encoding ATP-grasp domain-containing protein, producing the protein MRRALGDAAGAVSGAQAFDVVIAGVSARALAESAAMAGLRVAAVDAYGDVDLATCAHAVALRRDLGLRYSADAAAEAAERLDAAAAAYVSNIENHPAALERLAAGRTLLGNGPAVLARVRDPLLVARALRARGFEVPAVRASAVRAGAVRTTTGSLMWLRKPRRSGGGHGITTWAPGMPLTRAAYLQAWIDGQPGSISFVADGRRAVPLGLSIQLIGDRAFGVAGFRYCGSLLAGGPVPLFDEQDRLARAALALAQAVAEEFGVVGLNGIDFVARGGIPWPVEVNPRYAASMELVERAHGVSLFALHAAACAGTLPATNPYLRPLAHTFGKAVVFAEEGMVARPMRRWLRDGSVRDVPHPGERIGAGEPICTVFAQGADAESCRGRLVRRAAAVRAAQMRAGGDTRRGGRMRRSVA; encoded by the coding sequence ATGAGGCGGGCGCTGGGCGATGCGGCCGGCGCCGTGAGTGGCGCACAGGCCTTTGACGTGGTGATTGCGGGCGTGTCGGCGCGCGCGCTGGCGGAGTCGGCTGCTATGGCGGGGCTCAGAGTGGCGGCGGTGGACGCGTACGGCGACGTCGATCTCGCGACGTGCGCCCACGCCGTGGCACTCCGCCGTGATCTTGGGCTCCGCTACAGCGCCGACGCGGCAGCCGAGGCCGCCGAACGGCTCGATGCAGCTGCGGCGGCGTACGTGTCGAACATCGAGAATCACCCTGCCGCCCTCGAGCGCCTCGCCGCCGGCCGCACGCTGCTCGGAAACGGGCCCGCCGTGCTGGCGCGGGTCCGCGATCCGTTGCTCGTCGCGCGCGCGCTCCGGGCCCGCGGTTTCGAGGTGCCGGCGGTGCGCGCCTCGGCCGTCCGCGCCGGGGCGGTGCGCACGACAACCGGGTCCTTGATGTGGCTCCGGAAACCGCGCCGCTCCGGCGGTGGCCACGGGATCACGACGTGGGCGCCGGGAATGCCGCTCACGCGCGCCGCGTACCTGCAGGCCTGGATCGACGGCCAGCCCGGCTCCATCTCGTTCGTCGCCGACGGGCGGCGCGCGGTGCCGCTCGGCCTCTCGATCCAGCTCATCGGGGATCGCGCGTTCGGCGTGGCTGGATTTCGTTATTGCGGTAGTCTGCTCGCGGGCGGCCCGGTGCCGCTGTTCGACGAACAGGATCGGCTGGCGCGGGCCGCGCTGGCACTCGCGCAGGCGGTGGCCGAGGAGTTTGGCGTGGTGGGATTGAACGGGATCGATTTCGTGGCGCGCGGCGGTATTCCCTGGCCGGTCGAGGTGAACCCGCGCTACGCCGCGTCGATGGAGCTGGTGGAGCGGGCGCATGGCGTCTCGCTCTTCGCGCTGCACGCGGCGGCATGCGCGGGAACGCTGCCCGCGACGAATCCCTACCTGCGTCCGCTCGCGCACACGTTCGGCAAGGCAGTCGTGTTCGCGGAGGAGGGGATGGTCGCCCGACCCATGCGGCGGTGGCTGCGCGACGGCTCGGTGCGCGACGTGCCGCATCCCGGCGAGCGTATCGGCGCCGGCGAGCCGATCTGTACCGTGTTCGCGCAGGGCGCCGATGCGGAGTCGTGTCGCGGCCGACTCGTGCGCCGGGCCGCTGCGGTGCGCGCCGCCCAGATGCGTGCAGGCGGCGACACGCGGCGCGGCGGGCGCATGCGGCGGAGCGTCGCATGA
- a CDS encoding DUF1464 family protein, which produces MPRVIGIDPGTVSIDVCGLDDGRLTLDRAWPTAEALADPDAFAAYLRTAGEPDLIAGPSGYGLPLVRAADASDAEWRLAFLAPPGEAGGIGGLRRLVRRLTELRLPLVFLPGVVHLDTVPAHRKLNRVDLGTADKVCAAALGIADQMQRELAAPDAASFILLELGGAFTAAVAVERGQIVDGIGGTSGPLGWQAAGALDGEVAFLAGEVSKAMLFRGGVRTMIEANPLLRDTAVEALLEGAAKAVARLNVSAPEAREVLLSGRVAEDPALRAALADRLVARLPVRRLAGFAARAKQGAQGAAILADGLGGGSHARLMERLGIREAHGTVLDHLFVISPEQARSRLGLAGSA; this is translated from the coding sequence ATGCCGCGGGTCATCGGCATCGACCCCGGCACGGTTTCAATCGACGTGTGCGGCCTCGACGATGGCCGGCTCACGCTCGACCGTGCGTGGCCCACGGCCGAGGCGCTGGCAGACCCGGATGCGTTCGCCGCATACCTGCGCACCGCCGGCGAACCCGATCTCATCGCCGGCCCCTCGGGATACGGTCTCCCGCTCGTCCGGGCCGCCGACGCGAGCGACGCGGAGTGGCGCCTCGCGTTCCTCGCGCCGCCGGGTGAGGCGGGCGGCATCGGCGGGCTGCGGCGGCTGGTGCGGCGGCTCACCGAGCTCCGCCTGCCGCTTGTCTTTCTGCCGGGGGTCGTGCACCTCGACACCGTGCCGGCGCACCGGAAGCTCAATCGGGTGGATCTGGGCACGGCGGACAAGGTCTGCGCGGCGGCGCTCGGGATCGCCGATCAGATGCAGCGCGAACTCGCGGCGCCGGACGCGGCATCGTTCATTCTGCTCGAGCTGGGCGGCGCGTTCACGGCCGCAGTCGCAGTGGAGCGCGGGCAAATCGTGGACGGCATCGGGGGCACAAGCGGGCCGCTGGGCTGGCAGGCAGCCGGCGCGCTCGACGGTGAGGTCGCCTTTCTGGCGGGAGAGGTGAGCAAGGCGATGCTCTTCCGCGGTGGAGTGCGCACCATGATTGAGGCAAACCCGCTGCTGCGAGACACGGCAGTTGAGGCGCTGCTCGAAGGCGCGGCAAAGGCCGTCGCGCGGCTCAACGTCTCCGCGCCCGAGGCGCGCGAGGTGCTGCTCTCCGGGCGCGTGGCGGAGGACCCGGCCCTTCGTGCGGCACTCGCCGATCGCCTCGTGGCACGCCTTCCGGTGCGGCGGCTCGCGGGCTTCGCCGCGCGGGCCAAGCAGGGCGCGCAGGGCGCGGCAATCCTCGCCGACGGGCTGGGCGGCGGGAGCCACGCACGATTGATGGAGCGGCTCGGTATTCGGGAGGCTCACGGCACGGTGCTCGACCATCTCTTCGTCATCTCGCCCGAGCAGGCCCGCTCGAGGCTCGGGCTCGCAGGCAGCGCATGA
- a CDS encoding NADP-dependent methylenetetrahydromethanopterin/methylenetetrahydrofolate dehydrogenase: MRKLLLQLDSSRLPSVFDQVVAYDAAADVILSYGGVTDTDVRDLVHGCIFTRGPRDLKNTAIWIGGSNMAAGEQLLAMALDAMFESYRVSVMLDSNGSNTTAVAAVVRIEQAVGDVRGKRVVILAGTGPVGQRAAGLLAKDGADVTITSRRPEQGEKARRSIQERFQVHVDIVGMSDASHAAEVLEDADILLNSGPAGVLMVPRAAWANRKGLTIAVDLNAVPPLGIEGVELEDAGVERDGVKVFGAFGIGNFKTKLHKACIVKLFERNDLVLDAEAIFKVARELVARNED, from the coding sequence ATGCGCAAGCTCTTGCTGCAGCTCGACAGCTCCCGGTTGCCGAGCGTGTTCGATCAGGTGGTGGCCTACGACGCCGCAGCCGACGTGATCTTGAGCTACGGCGGCGTCACCGACACCGACGTGCGTGACCTGGTGCACGGCTGCATCTTCACGCGCGGTCCGCGGGACCTCAAGAACACGGCCATCTGGATCGGCGGCAGCAACATGGCGGCGGGCGAACAACTGCTCGCGATGGCGCTCGACGCGATGTTCGAGTCGTACCGGGTCTCCGTCATGCTCGACTCCAACGGCTCGAACACCACCGCGGTGGCGGCGGTGGTGCGCATCGAGCAGGCGGTGGGCGATGTGCGCGGCAAGCGCGTCGTCATCCTGGCCGGCACCGGCCCCGTGGGGCAGCGCGCGGCGGGCCTCCTTGCCAAGGACGGCGCCGACGTCACGATCACCTCGCGCAGGCCCGAGCAGGGCGAGAAGGCGCGCCGCTCCATCCAGGAGCGATTTCAAGTCCACGTCGACATCGTCGGCATGTCCGACGCCTCGCACGCGGCCGAGGTGCTCGAGGACGCGGACATCCTGCTCAACTCGGGGCCGGCCGGGGTGCTCATGGTTCCGAGGGCGGCGTGGGCCAACCGGAAAGGCCTCACGATCGCCGTGGACCTCAACGCCGTGCCGCCGCTCGGCATCGAGGGCGTCGAGCTCGAAGATGCCGGCGTCGAGCGCGACGGGGTGAAGGTGTTCGGCGCTTTCGGCATAGGCAACTTCAAGACCAAGCTCCACAAGGCGTGCATCGTCAAGCTGTTCGAGCGAAACGATCTCGTGCTCGACGCCGAGGCGATTTTCAAGGTGGCGCGCGAGCTGGTGGCCCGGAACGAGGACTGA
- the fae gene encoding formaldehyde-activating enzyme, whose translation MAADFFIGESLVGGGNEVAHIDLMIGSKSGPLGAAFTQALSRNTDGFTTLLAVVTPNLPCKPDTVLFNKVTIKGAKQAVQMFGPAQAAVARAVMDSVDSGVIPKDKANDYCILVGVFIHWQADDDKKIYDYNYQAVKESIQRALAGKPSVDEVLSKYKSARHPFASGAEG comes from the coding sequence ATGGCCGCGGATTTCTTCATTGGCGAGTCCCTCGTCGGCGGGGGCAATGAAGTCGCCCACATCGACCTGATGATCGGGTCGAAGTCGGGGCCCCTGGGCGCCGCCTTCACCCAGGCCCTCTCGCGCAACACCGATGGCTTCACCACCCTGCTCGCCGTGGTGACCCCGAACCTCCCCTGCAAGCCCGACACGGTGCTCTTCAACAAGGTCACCATCAAGGGCGCCAAGCAGGCGGTGCAGATGTTCGGGCCGGCGCAGGCCGCGGTCGCCCGGGCGGTGATGGACAGCGTCGATTCGGGCGTCATTCCGAAGGACAAGGCCAACGACTACTGCATCCTGGTCGGCGTGTTCATCCACTGGCAGGCCGACGACGACAAGAAGATCTACGACTACAACTATCAGGCGGTGAAGGAGTCGATCCAGCGCGCGCTCGCCGGCAAGCCGTCGGTGGACGAGGTGCTCTCCAAGTACAAGAGCGCGCGGCATCCGTTCGCGAGCGGCGCCGAGGGCTGA
- a CDS encoding nuclear transport factor 2 family protein yields MPTEEQLIREYALAWNELDADRVISHLSAQAVYESQNVMMPLRGREAIAEYLRGKMATIRATPEAAVRAELGLCGDQRGARIRLVSAWPGRPCVLLHQGRTNEPVALVLLEVAKGEIDRIDLCTVVPSPASAVRTGHFPRLSDGATEANLSGL; encoded by the coding sequence GTGCCGACCGAAGAGCAATTGATCCGTGAGTACGCACTTGCGTGGAACGAGCTTGATGCGGACCGTGTGATATCGCATCTCAGCGCGCAGGCGGTCTACGAATCACAGAACGTTATGATGCCATTGCGGGGCCGCGAGGCAATCGCCGAATACCTGCGCGGCAAGATGGCGACCATCCGAGCGACCCCTGAGGCCGCCGTGCGTGCGGAGCTTGGACTGTGCGGCGACCAGCGGGGGGCGCGCATTCGTCTGGTGTCGGCGTGGCCGGGCCGTCCATGCGTGTTGTTGCACCAGGGTCGGACCAACGAACCGGTCGCTCTCGTTCTCCTGGAGGTGGCAAAAGGCGAAATCGACCGGATCGATCTGTGCACCGTAGTACCAAGCCCAGCGTCCGCTGTTCGGACGGGACACTTCCCGCGGCTGTCCGACGGCGCGACCGAGGCGAATCTGTCAGGACTTTGA